TAAGTAATTACCCGGGGTAGATCCAGGCCGCGTTATAGGAAATCGCGTTGTAGGAGTATTCTcgtaaatctgtttttttttaacgttagTTAtcgagtttaattttataagaacaAAATTGAAAAAGGACGCGTTCGAGTGCAAAAGtacgcaaattaattattataaatttcacaccgcagaaatataacttgagaAATCTCCGTGTTATAGGGGGAACGTAATTCGCGTTATACGAAAACGAGTTGTAGGGGGATTACTGTAAATCGTTGTCCATTCTCGCCCCCACCGAGAATGTCTTATTGGTAAATCTAGGCAATTAAAATGAACTTCTAATAACGTTTACGACCGTTTTCGTCGGTACTGAAAATAAAACTGACTGAAATAATGACTTATGACGTTCCTTAGCGATCTAAAACGACTTTGTGCTAGAGCTCGCCGAACAAGACGTGATACAAGAATGaattatacaatttgtataaaactGTCAAGATCTCGCGTCTTAGATTTGTATAGACGCGGATCTCGTAATGCCCTTTAGTTATACCATAAGCTAGACTAAGTTCTAAAATatgcatattttattgatgagtcagaaaacccgacttatgagatttttcatacaaataaatggCTGTACACcttatcttaattaatattcacaaaattacataaagtGTTAATAGTTTtgatctttaataaaatatagaagcAATGTTTTTGGATTGTATTTTTGTGAGgccatattattttttaaattaggcaGACATATGACATATCCGACtggcaatataaaaaaaaataatataaagtaggGATAATGACAGGTTTTAATAGTGtttatattctaaatattgaatttactAAAACAAACCACAGATAGATGTCATTAGTTACCCCATAGATTATAGACCAAAGTATAGTCTATAGTCACAGATAGCAGCAAAAACAATtgtctttatattataaactgtatttactaacgtaaaaatattttttttttttaaattgtttttacgttCTTAGTCTAAAACTTGTCATTAtacctatttataattaatttcactAAGATCTAGCGAATATTATTTAAGCTTAGATATGCTTGTACTTGGAAATATTGGTATTCTGGAACCTGTTAAAGCGTATGtgataaatcaattttactaTATATGGGCGTGTAAAACATTTTGATGGTTCGACTAGATTTTAGaaattatagtttaaacaataaataaatacacttttaACCTATTAAACTCACGTTAGTATAAGCACGGCTAAGAAATCatttccataaaaatataaaatttttgacacatttaaattcagtaagtgtatttatataacaatatgttattgaatattatagtACATTGtgtattctataaaataaaataaaaacaagtctCAACGAAAAAAACTGAGAAaacaatcattattttattaaataacatctaataaaaataaagccgTAAAGGTAATTCAAAAATGTCAACTGTCACGGTGACACAGACAGGCGCGATTTTAGGTGACAGTTGACATGTTTGCAATGACATTCATTCAATTCTTGTATAAAACATGATTCGAAATATGTATCTACAATATGGTTGACAGTGGTTtagtctattttttattattgttggcAACCCTATTTACAAATTCAATTTCTACTCATAAAAcacaaaatgttatatatttaattgaaataaatacaaaatataatgaaatgttaataatgCAAAAACTTTAgaaaattggttaaattaattataaaaacaaattatatccCACATCAAATATCAAGATTATTTACCTATTATACATGTCCTCTGAGAAATGCGGgaatatctcaaaaactactgaaccgattttgatgaaaatttaatGTCAAAGTACACGTTAGGataatcttttattgaagtggTTAAAATGTAGTATGAATCTCAGATGAAAAATTAGTACATCTCACGAAATATGGCTTAGTTGAAGTGGAACTTGAACTGGAAGGGCGATCCATGTTGGAAGTGATTGAAGGGGTTGTTCCCGAAGGGTTGTCTGCCCCCTTCAGGGTCTAAGGGGTCCACCCCGCTGTCGAATTGAGCCCGCTTTTCGGGGTCCGTTAACACCTGTAatttgttgtaatttttttttaactctttaGATATTAACTGTAGTACTTAttatacctaaaataaaaacaattataccaAACACCAAATAATTATCTGTGACTGTTTTCTGAAATTTGGATGcttattaaattctaaacaaAAATGACACATGACAGATCCATAAACACAAGAACAGCACAGCACTACTGCTCGCTTTAGTCGATCTAaactttttatcatttatatttactatcaATGCCACTAAAAAAgccatatttattaacaataacgttatctaatatataaaattctcgtgtcgcggtgtttgtagttaaactcctccgaaacggcttgactgaTTCTCacgaaattttgtgtgcatattgggtatgtctgagaatcggacaacatctatttttcatccccctaaatgttaagggtagtccacaactaatttttttttaattttagataaaaaaaattgtaatttttttatgatacagcattaaaaaatacatacaacccctaattttcacccctctacaatcaacccctattttttattatagatgaTATAAATGgtaaaacgacgtttgccggatcagctagtaataatatatataacgataacataatttttattttattttgattaaatttagaTCTCACCTCCTTAGCAGCAGCGATATCAATGAACTTCTTCTCTGCGACCTTCTTCTCGTCCCCTTGGAAGTTGTCCGGATGCCATTTCTGCGCCGCTTTACGATATGCCTTAGTGATCTCCTGTTTAGTTGCCGACCtgtattcataataaaaaaacttagtaTTATGCTTTCTCTTCCcatcaagtattacgtcacgcaatatttggagattattgacataaccctccccccatgtaacgcgccgtaacgtttttctgtacgtatagtaaaacgtttcgtgaccacctagtgactctttatacctaaaagttaccattatgcgGTGTAAACTACTGGacagtagaaaataatatcaacaataacgcgtaattcaatccccgccctacatcgtaacgttttacaaaaggacccccccccccccaaaattcgttacgtaatacttaaccGCTCTAGTAAGTGGATCCATTTAGGTTAGAGAAAATGTACACCATCCTTCCttcacatataaatatatgcgAAAGTAATTAACATAccttttaacatttaatatctTGTAATAATCCCTTTGTTCGGattgtttttgaagtttctGCGCTCGGCCCAATCCGTCTTTCGCGCGTTGCAGACCCTCGTTCAAATCCAACGCTTCTTTGAATGATCGTATCGCTGCAaaagattaaatattatgaaatccAGTTCAGGGTTCGATTTCCGGTAAAAAACGAATTGTTTCCATAGAATTTCCTTCAAAAATGATCAACAGaagaaatttttgaatttcagataacaaattaaacttAACTATATGTAATGAAATGATATTTCATTCATCTGAATTTGGCGTTGTCTGTGGAAGTTGGTAGTTTATTTAGTGCattgtattgttataaaaagatAGATTAAAGGATATAACTGAGGATATTAGTGAACTTTAAATGTCGTTTCTTTCTATTTTTAggtaagaataattgttatagttagacaataagtgttttattattataaaagtgtgatcaataaaacaagaactttataataaaaaatataatagatttGGTACTGACCATCATCAAACATGTCCAGCCCAATTAAGGCATCTCCTTTATCACACAACACACTCCCTTCTTTTTGGATCTCCAACGCACTGTTACATTCTTTCAACGCATCAGTCCACTGTTCGTCctgaaattatttacatatttaattaaagcttTCAAGtgttacgtcacgcaattttttgagattattgcccccccccccccacgtaacgcgccgtaacgtttttctgtacccaagtacagtactgtatagtaaaacgtttcaatccccgccccgcatcgtaacgttttacaaaaagacCCCCCCCCTCCATATTCGTTACGTAAAACTTGAACGCTTGAAGTGTAAGGGACACTTTGCACAAGAATAAaccattatataaaaataaacataaaaagcgatctcttccaggcaactaagcactatctatttatatacgctttaagttaaatataaatttaaacaattcctTCTATTtagaatttctatataaagtaattatagAAGTTGTCGAACCTTTTATCCCGTGAAGTTTGACATTTTTGACACTCAAAGAGAGATTGATATCTCgtaaaacaacaataaatgaactcaaaaatatatgaaatttaacaaaaattgttaataatgtcgtaaaatgataaaaaaattaaaaatcacaaaaattggcgaaaatatcaagtatttttaataatgttcaaaaataatttcaaaatctggcgaaaatgtcaaatattgtttttaacgtcAAAAAATGTCATCTGTCATACCTTAGCGAGACAGGAACATAACCATTTCCTTCCTTCGTACACCACAAGCGTGACTTCCTTTTCAGCAGCCAACACACTCTTAGCCGAGTCTATACAATCGCTATACTGACGCGCCTCGCTGCTTTGCTCGCACCTCAGCAGTAATTTGtctatttttttcaactttttataTAGGGGAAAGCATTGTTTGTGTTCCGGATCCAGTTTTAAACACTCGCGCACTtcctgtaataaaaatattatttatttttgaaccaaCTTAAAAAGCtcctcttttttattatttttatcagtttgaccttttttcatttaatctAATTACAACAATATATGTTAATATGTTTGGGTATGATAACTCCTCCAAGTATATGTGCAAGATTATCATTTACACTAAgttttaaatcatatattctcaaaaagaattaaaaaaaacatgtcatAGACCAACAAATCGACTAGTTGAGGCACAGAAGGATGATCACCTGCttgtgttgttttttttttatttctaacaaaATAAGTTACCATAACAGATCAAACCGGCAACGcaactttttacatttatattacatacaaaacAATACGTATACAGATAGAGAAAAACAACAAACCATAACTGTATTtacagattaaaatatttacatgggtctgtttcacaatgtttacataaagtaccaaatagctatgcaacacataaattatttgaaagataaattgtgctatttgacattcatcagactcataacttatgatggtctttatgtgacgaatagcgctatctgacagccgtgaaacgcaacaatagtgtttatcctaccaataagtaccaaatagctatgcaacacataaattatttgaaagataaattgtgctatttgacattcatcagactcataacttatgatggtctttatgtgacgaatagcgctatctgacagccgtgaaacgcaacaatagtgtttatcctaccaataagtaataaatagctaatttggaacttatgtagaacttatccgtacattgtgaaacagaccctaactATTCCCTACATTATAGGAACTCACATGAAGCAAACCTTTTgttcactcaacggacaatTTAAAACGTCtattaatcgaaataattaactgcATACagttcaataattatttccatACATTGTGCCATGTGTGCCCTTCGGAAGGTCAGTTATCGCTGAAGGAACGAATAGTAACGGCGGTCGAGGTACGTAACAACTTTATAAGATGCATGGTAAAATAACTACTACTAAATATTACCTTTAGTGCGTCGCTAACATGTCCCAGTTGATAAAGTAGCGAGGCTAACCGATGATAACCAGCAGTGGAATCTTGCTGTAGACGATTCACAGACCGAATGTCAGATACCGCCGAGAACAGGTCATTCTATGAGAaagtcattaataaataattacatacataGAAAATAGTAATATATGGATTATAACTAACATAGAAGTGTTATttaaactagctgctgtggtctctggcagaatgaccagcgctgtggaaaagtctgctcctcagcataatgctgagccagggccaaccacagcacacacgcattacacacttgaaacgaaaagaaacggaaaaaggaaaaacatttttttttatatttctcattatatttttttcattattgtcattatatgtgtgtatttgttagtaataaatagtatgtctaagtctatttatcttaatatatataaataacgtgtcacgttgtttgtccgctatggactcctaaactaccgaaccgatatcaatcaaatttgcacaccgtgtgtagtttgatccaacttaaaagataggatagcttacatctcaatttatacccgcaatattattttattgcaaaatatttgtttattatttgatagtcacaattctaacagatggcgctgtgttgaaagtaccaacgtttcacataagctacaatttaatggcataaccaccaaaaaagcatggtggtacCTAtggctggtgttctcctaccgtttcccttgtaCAGCTTGCTattatgcaatataacaaaaaccttagccacagcaacggttggccggtctgctagtagttttatatattttttaccaagTACCCAAGTACCCAACGCGCCATTCTCAAGATATTCTGTATGAAACCTTTTCGCTACCCAACtataaaattgtcaaaaacaaaacttcGAATGGTTAGACAACTATACTTAATGGCAATATGTCGAATTTTTCGAAACACCGACTACACATCATACACAACGCAAACCTACCTATAAGCTTCCCAAAAAAACGCACTTTCTTGGCTCAACGCTTTTTGTCTTTCATAGGCCCTTTCATATTTAATcactttaaacaaaattttctcTATAGATTCAAATCAGTATTTTTCGT
Above is a genomic segment from Pieris napi chromosome 7, ilPieNapi1.2, whole genome shotgun sequence containing:
- the LOC125050948 gene encoding dnaJ homolog subfamily C member 3, which encodes MDSLVNINWNKVTPCLVLLLLDLVLEFSECTTQAEVNKHLELGRDFLSRGQLSDALTHYHAAVEGDPHNYLTYFKRGTVYYALGKAKFALQDFSKVLDLKPDFTTARVHRAQVYLKQAEYMHAKDDFLQVTYEDPYNSEALTYYHRMDELTEELRLAEAYYRGGDFRSAAELATRLLEVSPWSATLRQLRAECYIAMNDLFSAVSDIRSVNRLQQDSTAGYHRLASLLYQLGHVSDALKEVRECLKLDPEHKQCFPLYKKLKKIDKLLLRCEQSSEARQYSDCIDSAKSVLAAEKEVTLVVYEGRKWLCSCLAKDEQWTDALKECNSALEIQKEGSVLCDKGDALIGLDMFDDAIRSFKEALDLNEGLQRAKDGLGRAQKLQKQSEQRDYYKILNVKRSATKQEITKAYRKAAQKWHPDNFQGDEKKVAEKKFIDIAAAKEVLTDPEKRAQFDSGVDPLDPEGGRQPFGNNPFNHFQHGSPFQFKFHFN